ACAACATTTCTTAAAGGGGTTACACTAAGAAGTAAAATAGTAAAAAGCATTATAAAAATTGCGAAAGTTAAAACATAAAGTAAAATTTGTGTTAATCTAAATTTATAGCGAATAGTTTCGTGACTGAAAATATCCGGTGTAATATAAATACTAGTTTTTAGTAATTCTTTAAAATTAATTTTCATTTTTATGATTTTTTGATAAGTAAATATAGTAAGAAAATGAAAACAAAATCTTTGGTCGGCTGATTTTTATTTTTTTAATATTTCCAAATGTTGTGCATCCACAACCACTGTTCTGGATAATTTCTAATTACTGCTTCAAGTTTGCTCATATAAATTTGATTAAAAGAATTAATTTGATCTTCTTTACTAACCAAATTTTTATCATAAATTAATTCTTCAGCAACAATTCCAAAAGTTCCATCCGCTTTTCTAACAACAAAGATAATAATTACAGGACAACCGGTTTTAACAGCAATCGATGCTGTACCGGCAAATACAGAAGTATTTCTTCCAAAAAAATTTACTTTAATTCCTTCTCTGGGTCCTCTTTGATCGCCCACAATTCCAATAATTTCTCCATTCTTAATTGAAGAATAAATTTCTCTAATATTTGCACCAAGAGTAATTTGACGATTTCCAAATCTTTGTCTTATTTTTTCAAGCCAATCTCTAACAAAAATATTTTTTTGCTCTTTTATTAAAACATTAATTCTTCTTTCTAAAACAATTCCCGCAGCAACAGCGCCTAGTTCCCAATTTCCAACATGTGCTGTTAAAATTATTATTCCATTCTGATTTTTAACTTTACCTTTTACTAAATTTTTATCTTCCTCAGTAAAGAGAGAAGCTATTTCATTTTTATTTAATTTTTTTAGACAGAAAACTTCTAAAAAAGTTTGGGCAATGCTTACATAATTTTTGAATGCTAATTTCTTTAACCTTTTTTTGTCTAAATGCGGAAAAGCTATTGAAAGATTTTTTATTACAACATTTCTTCTAATTCTAATTAGGCTAAAAAAAATAACTGCGAGAAATTTTGCGGAATACTTAAGATTTTTAAAGCCAAAAATGCTTAATAAATTTCCTAAAAAGTTAAATGCAAGGAATTCTAGTTTATATTTGTTGAGCATGGTTTGATTTAATTTGCACTAATTCTGTAAATCCAATTGGGATCTTGTAATTCACCGCGTTTTGTTGAATGCAGTAATTCATATAAACCAAAACCGCTAAAATCACCAAAGACAAAAATTACACCGCCTTCAATACTGTTGAATGCCCAAATTTCATATGGTTTGGTATCGGTTTCATTGGGAAATCTATCAACTTCATCCGGCTCGC
The nucleotide sequence above comes from Ignavibacteriota bacterium. Encoded proteins:
- a CDS encoding lysophospholipid acyltransferase family protein, which encodes MLNKYKLEFLAFNFLGNLLSIFGFKNLKYSAKFLAVIFFSLIRIRRNVVIKNLSIAFPHLDKKRLKKLAFKNYVSIAQTFLEVFCLKKLNKNEIASLFTEEDKNLVKGKVKNQNGIIILTAHVGNWELGAVAAGIVLERRINVLIKEQKNIFVRDWLEKIRQRFGNRQITLGANIREIYSSIKNGEIIGIVGDQRGPREGIKVNFFGRNTSVFAGTASIAVKTGCPVIIIFVVRKADGTFGIVAEELIYDKNLVSKEDQINSFNQIYMSKLEAVIRNYPEQWLWMHNIWKY